In one window of Azotobacter salinestris DNA:
- a CDS encoding type II toxin-antitoxin system PrlF family antitoxin: MASIHGVATITAKGQITLPKSIRQALGVDLGGKVAFDLVGSQVIVSRVADEDHDDPAIGSFLRLLEQDIRSGQHMTALPDDLARSMLASLERPIDLDEEIDGDVAL; this comes from the coding sequence ATGGCCAGCATTCATGGCGTCGCCACCATTACCGCCAAGGGGCAAATCACCCTGCCCAAGTCGATCCGCCAAGCGCTGGGCGTGGATCTGGGCGGCAAAGTCGCGTTCGATCTGGTGGGCTCGCAGGTCATCGTCTCCCGCGTAGCGGATGAGGATCACGACGATCCTGCAATTGGCAGCTTTCTGCGTCTGCTGGAGCAGGACATTCGATCCGGGCAGCACATGACGGCCCTGCCGGATGATCTTGCGCGCTCGATGCTGGCCAGCCTGGAGCGCCCCATCGACCTCGACGAGGAAATCGATGGCGATGTGGCATTGTGA